The DNA region CACATTGTCGCGCAGCCCCGACACGCACGCACTCCTTGAACGAAGCTATTTTTCAAGCCCTTGCGCAAAGGAATACTGCCTTAGCAAAAAAAAATGCCTATTCGGTAATCGGTACAAGTTCTTGTCTTCGGCTCGGGACACGAACCATCATTTGATCCAAAAGATTGGATACCTCACTATCTAGTGGTAATACTTTACTTAATTAATGCAAGGAAGAGGGATATTAATGAGGATTATTGCTAGGACTAATCCATATATTAAAGCATTTTCGATCAACTAACTGTTTAAATAGTCATCTAAATCAGAAATCGGAAACACGACCAGGCTGATTGCCATTCCCCGCCACGTCATTTTTTGTTTCAGTCTTCTCATCCGCTACTCCTCGTCCATTTATTATGAACATATTGTTGATGATCAACCTTGCAATGTTCATCTGTAAAAAGCTCACCTTGATATATAACTGCCCCGCATGTTCACTTAATCGTAATGGATATAAGAAGTCAAAACTTATCACTCAAATGCCAAAGACATCACCATAACTAAATTCAGTGATGTCTTTCTTGCGATTCAGCTGCATCAAACTTAAAATCTGCTGTTCGAATTCTTTCGTTTTTCTGCCGGCAGCATGGCCTCGATGACGTCCCAATGTTCGGCGATCTTTCCATTCTCCACGCGGAACATGTCGTAGAAAGCAGTACGTTGATTGTCGAAGAGACCTTCACTCACTGTAAGAACAAAATCACCTTGTCCAATCACCTGATGGACATGAGTATATTCAAATTCAATGTTTTTCTTCTTCAGTGCCTGCAATGCAGCATGGAGACCGGAAAGGCCATCTGCTATATGTGGACTATGCTGAATGTAGTTATCCCCATCAAAGTAAGCGACAAGCAGGCCAGGGTTCTTCCCAAGCAAGATGTTCTCAACATAGCTTTTGACCAATTCTTTGTTGGCATCCGTCTTGTCGATATCCTTTATCGTGACCGGTCCGTCTATCATCGTATGATTGCTGGGTGTCTTTTCCACCATCTCTTGCATATTATCCCAATGTTCAACGATCAGTCCATTCTCAAAACGGAAAATATCAATGATAATTTTGGAGCCGAAAAACTCATATACGGAATGAAGTGCCACATAATCTCCGTCGACCAAAGCACGCTTAACACTTACCTTCGTACCCATTTCCTTTAAATGGCCAAGTGCATCAAGCATGGCCGCACGACCATCGGATAAGCCTTGGTTGTGCTGAATATATTGCTTTGGATGAATGTAAGCTGTAATTGCTTCAGGATTGCCGCTCTCAAAACTTTCCAGAACAGCGATTGCCTTATGGACAAGCTCATTTTGGTTTATTGATGTCATTTGTATATCCTCCAAAGTTTATAGTCATTAGATAAATAATGAACATAATGTTGTTTATTTATCTACAGCTCATTATAATAGTGGGTAATATTACGCTCAATATTCAATATTTTTAGTCTTGAAGTATAACAGACATCTCAACAAACTTTGTCGCTTAACTGCTCCAAATAAATTGAAGGGGACAGAAATAATGAACAAGAAAACCGACCTAAGAATACTTCGCACGAAACAATCGATTCGAAAAGCGTTTTATGAGCTGATTCAGGAAAAAGGATATGAAGCGATAACAATTCAGGATATTGCCGATCGGGCTATGATCAATCGAAATACATTTTATCTTCACTACCAAAATAAACCCGATTTATTAGATACATGTATTAATGAATTATTGAGCGAATTTAAGGATGTGATCGTCCTTTGTCCCATCAGCATGAATCCGTTCAGTATTTCTATACTTGAGACAGTCATGCAAACGGTACTGGAACATATTTCTCTCAACACTTCCTTTTACTACGCCATGTTAATTGAAGAGAAGAGAATCTATCCGTTTCGAGCAAAAATGGAGAATATCATTAAAGATAAATTAAACGAGGGGTGGAATGCTGATCAGGTAAATGCTCCTTTAGCGATATCCAAAGAATTGCTGCTCGAATATCTCGTATCGGCTTTCATGGGGATTGTCATTTGGTGGATTAAAAACGATCAGCCTCTTCCTTCGAATGAAGCTTCATCTCAGTTTAGTAGAATTGTTGCCTATGGGCATTTGAAGACTGCCGGCATCCCCGTCGAGGAATCAAATTAGCGAGGGGCGCTATTCTGCCCGTTAGCTTAATGAAACAGATTAATATTCTAATCGACATTGGTACCATCTTCTTAACCTTTTCAGCAATGGCACTAAGTTCTTCCCTTAGGTTGGAAAAAACTAATTTTATTTAGGCAGAAGCTTCTCCTTGTTCTGTTCTTTAAGTTGTTTTACATGCAAGTAAATAAAAAAACCAAAATTCCTGATCGGAACTTTGGTTTTTTTATACAACATTTGGAGTCTTTTTGATTCCGTTGACTTTCGCATCAGGTGCTTCGAATAGCCCTTAATTGGGACTACTAGAGTCGCACCTAGCTTTTTCATTTAATAACTTCAACCTTTTTATCCCCTGCTGACTTCGCTACCTCTAACGATGTTTTACCTTGGATAGCGACTATCACGCCAGTAGCCAGCATAGAAACGATTAAAGCTGCGCTCAGGGCTTTGGAAATTTTCTTCTTGAGCATAACCATACCTCCGATATCTTTTACATAGACTTCACTAATCAATTAGAATATCTCACTTTTTTTGTTAGGTAATCCATCTAGTGATTGTATTATAACGTAATTACAATTACTGTAAAAGTATTTTTTCCTTGTTCAAATAAAATAAAGTATTAGACTCGACACAGCCGCTAGTCATCACCCCGATCCACCTCCCGCTTCACATTCAAGAAGTCCAACAAGGCCTCTTCCAGCAAATTACACTGCACACAGGCACTATACGAAGACCGTTTTCCGAAAGAATACGGGAAAACGGTCATAGTTAGAAAGTATCTTTTTTCCTGCCTACTAAAAGGCATATGAACATGCCAGAAATCAAGAGCATCAGATGTTCAGAGAATCGCTCCTCCCTAAGTAAGGAAATATAACTTTAACTTTGTTTTATAATCGTCCCTCGTCACCTTGCTCCTCCTGCACAATTCGAGCAATGTGAATCATCAAATATAATAATTCCTCGTTCGATATGGAGATATCCAGCATGTTTTGCACGTAGGTTTTGATCATCTCCGCGCATTTGTATTCAAGAGGATGCTCCTTCACCATGTGCTGAAAGATGAAATCTTTCGGCGAATTGCCCAGGCGGCCCTCTTGTAAACGCTGGATGAAAAATTGCAGGTGTGTGACGAGTCTCACATAATGGATGGAGTTTTTGTTCAATTGCATATCAAAGGTGTATTGAATAAGGTTAAAAATATCTTTTAACATTTTAACGGATTGCATCGTGCGCTCCATATTTTGTTCATGCGTTTGGGCATTCACGAAATGAAAAGCGATATTCCCTGCTTCCTCTTCCGGCAGTTCAACCCCCAGTTCTAGATTCAGCATCTGAACGGCTTCAAGGCCAAGTTTGAATTCGACGGGATGAAACCTCTGGATCTCCCATAACATGCGATTCTGTAATGCTACACCTTTTTTCCATCGTTCAATGGCAAACGACAAGTGATCCATAAGCGTAAAGAAAATTTGATCGTCAAGAGACAACTTTTCTTTCGCATTGGTAATCAATTTGTTTATGACATTCACATGTTTTTCTGGCATGTTTTCGATGGTTCGTACGTAAGCCTGGGCAGACGGATTATTTTGCAGAATGAATCGTTTCTGGATGTGCTCCTCATCGAGTCGCTCGCCGACTTTGCCTTTGAATGCCAAGCCTTTGCCCATGACAATCATTTCTTGTCCCTGTTCATCTTTGGTCAGAAGCAAGCTGTTATTCAATATTTTGATTACTCTCATGCATTCATCACGATCCTTTATTCTTTCGTGACCGCCTGATCCGAATTTCCGATACATCTGCCATTCTGTTTAATGACCTCCTGATACCATGAGAAGCTTTTCTTCTTCAAGCGCTTCAAGTCTTTCAGATCCTGTTCACCGCGGTTTACATAGATCATGCCATAACGTTTCCCATAACCTTGATGAGTGCTTACCACGTCAATAACGGACCAAGGGCAATAACCAATCACATCCACCCCATCCGATAGAGCGAGTCTGATCTGTTCCAAGTGTTTCTCGATAAAATCAATCCGGTACGAATCATTGACCGTATAATCTGCTTCCAGTACATCTGGAGCTCCTATCCCATTTTCCGTAATTAAAATCGGGAGACCATATCGTTCACATACCTTACGCAATGTCAGCCGTAGGCCAACCGGATCAATAACCCAGCCATATTTCGTTTTTTCCGTATAAGGATTCTCTGCGGCCCGGTACACTCCCTGCTCACCAAGCATAATTTGCTGATCACCTGCACGAGCTGTAACATCCGACGCATCACCCGTACTGGCGGCAATGGTTGCCGTTGAGTAATAATTGATAGCTACCAGATCGGGACGGCCCGACTGGATGTCTTCCATGTCCCCCTGCTCCATGACCGGCTCGATGCTACGTTCCTGCAAATAATTCCAGAATAATGGATTATACCGTCCCCACACCGATAAGTCGAGAAAACCCCATCCGCGAATGGTCTCCCAGTTGTGGGCAGCGACTGCATCTGCTGGTCTGGAGGTTGCCTGGTACATGGAAGTCATGTTTAATGCAGGACCGATCTTGCCTTGCGGGAGCATGTCATGAAATAACCGCATCGTTCTGCCTTGTGCCACAAACATATGATGATTTTGCTGATACAGTTCCTTACTGGAAGGCAAACGTCCGCCCTTCGGTGTGCCAATGACACCCGGATGGAGAATCATCGTATTTTGCTCATTAATGGTCAACCAATATTTCACTTTATGCCCGTAATGCTCAAACAAGATACGCCCGTACTCGACAAAAGCATCGATCGTCTCCCGGTTGTTCCATCCTCCGGTTTTCTCAAGCTCGTAGGGTAGGTCGAAATGGTACATGGTGACAATAGGCTCAATGCCATGGAGCAGCAATTCGTCAATCAATTGGTGATAAAAATCGAGTCCTTTCTCATTAACAGCCCCTGTGCCTGAAGGCAAGATTCGAGTCCATGCAATCGAAAACGATACGCTTTTAGCCCCAGTTCTGCAAAAAGCTTCACGTCCTCTCTGAATCGGTGATAGTGGTCGCTCGCAACCGTGAAGTCGGCGGTTCCAGCCGGATGATCACACATATCGATCACGGACAGGCCTTTGCCATCTTCGTTCCAGGCTCCTTCCACTTGATAGGCCGAGGTAGAGCCTCCCCACAGAAATTCATTGGGGAATGGTTTGATGTGTTGATATAACATCTCAAACA from Paenibacillus sp. JNUCC-31 includes:
- a CDS encoding nuclear transport factor 2 family protein: MTSINQNELVHKAIAVLESFESGNPEAITAYIHPKQYIQHNQGLSDGRAAMLDALGHLKEMGTKVSVKRALVDGDYVALHSVYEFFGSKIIIDIFRFENGLIVEHWDNMQEMVEKTPSNHTMIDGPVTIKDIDKTDANKELVKSYVENILLGKNPGLLVAYFDGDNYIQHSPHIADGLSGLHAALQALKKKNIEFEYTHVHQVIGQGDFVLTVSEGLFDNQRTAFYDMFRVENGKIAEHWDVIEAMLPAEKRKNSNSRF
- a CDS encoding TetR/AcrR family transcriptional regulator, with amino-acid sequence MNKKTDLRILRTKQSIRKAFYELIQEKGYEAITIQDIADRAMINRNTFYLHYQNKPDLLDTCINELLSEFKDVIVLCPISMNPFSISILETVMQTVLEHISLNTSFYYAMLIEEKRIYPFRAKMENIIKDKLNEGWNADQVNAPLAISKELLLEYLVSAFMGIVIWWIKNDQPLPSNEASSQFSRIVAYGHLKTAGIPVEESN
- the licT gene encoding BglG family transcription antiterminator LicT yields the protein MRVIKILNNSLLLTKDEQGQEMIVMGKGLAFKGKVGERLDEEHIQKRFILQNNPSAQAYVRTIENMPEKHVNVINKLITNAKEKLSLDDQIFFTLMDHLSFAIERWKKGVALQNRMLWEIQRFHPVEFKLGLEAVQMLNLELGVELPEEEAGNIAFHFVNAQTHEQNMERTMQSVKMLKDIFNLIQYTFDMQLNKNSIHYVRLVTHLQFFIQRLQEGRLGNSPKDFIFQHMVKEHPLEYKCAEMIKTYVQNMLDISISNEELLYLMIHIARIVQEEQGDEGRL